From a region of the Lactuca sativa cultivar Salinas chromosome 4, Lsat_Salinas_v11, whole genome shotgun sequence genome:
- the LOC111891508 gene encoding mitogen-activated protein kinase kinase kinase 5: MNWWQTSSAPSSSRSHSSRKSFVNNNNEAPASPLAAHRRRVSNGTLQLNRLGVGWKLRNFTDDDNDVGQTSTVRAHPLPLPDFAVLLKRDSGMEGFSDQTSKYILPLPEAITRSGENRLISHSIRVDWQGSRSQAIGPPTTTTETPLATDLGVVNPVHPLPLPPGVVIHPPSSSPRCKPDSISRNLQTQNQWRKGKLIGRGTFGSVYVGSNRETGALCAMKEVELYPDDPKSAECIKQLEQEINVLSKLKHPNIVQYYGSEIVDDKFYIYLEYIHPGSINKYARDHCGGMTESIVRNFTRHIVSGLAYLHSTKTIHRDIKGANLLVDVNGVVKLADFGMAKHLNAQASHLSLKGSPYWMAPELLQYGTQKDNDPDLALAIDIWSLGCTIIEMINGKPPWSEYEGPAAMFKVIKETPPLPETMSPEGKDFLRCCFIRNPAERPKATTLLQHRFLSSN, translated from the exons ATGAATTGGTGGCAAACGTCATCCGCTCCTTCTTCCTCCCGGAGTCATTCGTCTAGAAAGAGCTTCGTTAACAATAACAACGAAGCTCCAGCTTCACCACTCGCCGCTCATCGCCGTCGTGTTAGTAACGGAACTCTACAGCTTAATCGCCTCGGCGTCGGCTGGAAGCTACGAAATTTCACCGACGACGACAACGACGTCGGCCAGACCTCCACCGTCAGGGCGCATCCGCTACCTCTCCCTGACTTTGCTGTTCTGCTCAAACGCGATTCCGGCATGGAAGGTTTTTCCGATCAGACATCGAAGTACATTCTGCCATTGCCTGAGGCAATTACGAGATCCGGTGAAAACAGATTAATTTCACACAGTATTCGCGTAGattggcaaggatctcgaag TCAAGCAATCGGCCCACCAACAACCACGACGGAGACACCGCTAGCGACGGATCTAGGTGTCGTAAATCCAGTTCACCCCTTACCTCTTCCTCCCGGAGTTGTCATTCATCCACCTTCTTCTTCCCCGCGTTGTAAACCTGATTCAATATCAAGGAATTTACAGACACAAAATCAATGGCGAAAGGGGAAGCTTATAGGTCGTGGGACATTTGGAAGTGTTTATGTTGGTTCTAATAG AGAGACTGGAGCTTTATGTGCAATGAAAGAAGTTGAATTATATCCAGATGACCCGAAATCTGCAGAGTGTATAAAGCAATTAGAACAGGAAATTAATGTACTAAGCAAGCTTAAGCATCCAAACATTGTTCAATATTATGGTAGCGAAATA GTCGACGACAAGTTTTATATTTACCTGGAGTATATTCATCCTGGTTCAATTAATAAGTATGCACGCGATCATTGCGGGGGAATGACAGAGTCTATTGTACGCAATTTTACACGTCATATTGTCTCAGGACTCGCGTATTTGCATAGCACCAAGACCATTCATCG GGATATCAAAGGAGCTAATTTACTTGTTGATGTAAATGGGGTCGTCAAGCTTGCTGATTTTGGGATGGCTAAACAC CTTAATGCACAAGCTAGCCATCTATCTCTAAAAGGAAGTCCTTATTGGATGGCTCCTGAG CTCTTACAATATGGGACACAAAAAGATAATGATCCAGATCTTGCTCTGGCCATCGATATATGGAGTTTAGGTTGTACAATTATCGAAATGATTAATGGAAAACCTCCTTGGAGCGAATATGAAGgg CCTGCAGCAATGTTTAAAGTTATTAAGGAGACTCCGCCATTACCTGAAACAATGTCACCTGAAGGCAAAGATTTCTTACGTTGTTGCTTTATTAGGAACCCTGCAGAAAGGCCGAAAGCTACCACCTTACTTCAACATAGGTTCTTGAGCTCAAACTAG